From Paenibacillus sp. PK3_47, the proteins below share one genomic window:
- a CDS encoding LysR family transcriptional regulator: MELYQLKTFIEIARTGNLTEAAASLNTSQPAASAHLKALEGETGFPLFYRTPKGMILTEHGEELLVEARKISDAMGSYYRKVGVLQNRIMETVRIGVGSEGKLMRISHLISLVGALLPQVELQFIHTKSEDFVRNLADSKIEAGFFYTDELDPGLEAVKLHSFRMAVVYPESWEPPEELSESYFAAKPWIWTTRGCFFYKMSNDYFLERNIVPNKVMYADDDALIGSLVRNEVGCALLPEPAALEFAEQNNLKIWKGIDLYVDLYFGYPKEKLNDPLLREIAAAVELMWREPA; encoded by the coding sequence ATGGAGCTGTACCAGTTAAAAACCTTTATTGAAATCGCCCGGACAGGCAATTTGACCGAGGCAGCTGCGAGCTTGAACACGAGCCAGCCGGCTGCAAGTGCCCATCTTAAAGCTTTGGAGGGCGAGACGGGCTTCCCGCTTTTTTACCGTACCCCCAAAGGAATGATCCTGACGGAACACGGAGAAGAGCTGCTGGTCGAAGCGCGTAAAATCTCTGACGCCATGGGCAGCTATTACCGGAAGGTGGGCGTGCTTCAGAATCGTATTATGGAAACAGTACGGATAGGAGTTGGCTCTGAAGGAAAACTGATGCGGATCAGCCATCTGATCAGTTTGGTAGGAGCGCTGCTGCCGCAGGTGGAGCTCCAATTTATTCATACCAAAAGCGAGGACTTTGTACGAAATTTGGCCGATTCAAAGATTGAGGCAGGCTTTTTTTACACTGACGAATTGGATCCGGGTCTGGAAGCGGTCAAGCTGCATTCCTTCCGGATGGCCGTGGTGTATCCGGAAAGCTGGGAACCGCCGGAAGAGCTGTCTGAGAGCTATTTTGCTGCGAAGCCGTGGATTTGGACGACCCGGGGCTGCTTCTTTTATAAAATGTCTAATGATTACTTTTTGGAGCGGAATATAGTACCGAACAAAGTGATGTATGCCGATGACGACGCTTTGATCGGAAGTTTGGTCCGGAACGAAGTTGGCTGTGCACTCCTTCCTGAACCGGCAGCTCTTGAATTTGCAGAACAGAACAACCTTAAGATCTGGAAAGGGATCGATCTGTATGTCGATCTATACTTTGGCTATCCGAAAGAGAAGCTGAACGATCCGCTCCTGCGGGAGATCGCGGCTGCCGTAGAACTAATGTGGCGGGAACCAGCGTAG
- a CDS encoding MATE family efflux transporter, with protein MSILFECEETENKMTTQNTKRLTLFGLTWPIFIELSLQMLMGNADTLMLSQYSDHSVAAVGAANRLIYIVILFYGVIATGVSVLVARHLGAGEHLQASESAAIAVSVNLLIGLGFSVMMLVCGQDLLHVMGLPGELYNEAMPYVIWVGGFSFVTAVSLVLSAVLRSHGHTRDIMFVTFGMNLLDLIGNYLFIFGPFGIPVLGVTGVAVTTTISKTLGLIVLLFLIRRHVRHPLPFSRLFRLPRVHLRNLLQIGIPSAAELMSYHTSQLAVTIIASTLGTAVLTAKVYTENLMMIIYLFSMAIGQGTQILAGHLAGAGLLQDIYKRCLRSVGISFGVSAITAVLIFVYSWPLFSLFTDNTGIIRTGRTLLFITIFLEPGRSLNLVILGALRALGDIKFAVYLGIVSMWGIGVGLAYFLAIPLGLGLAGVWIAFAIDEWLRGIVLLQRWNRRVWQQRSKRKNSASGSAIFTSGSKG; from the coding sequence ATGTCTATCCTATTTGAATGTGAAGAAACGGAGAACAAAATGACGACTCAGAATACGAAACGCCTGACCTTGTTTGGGCTGACCTGGCCTATTTTTATTGAATTATCACTGCAAATGCTGATGGGAAACGCCGATACACTGATGCTCAGCCAATACTCCGATCATTCAGTGGCGGCGGTAGGTGCAGCCAACCGGCTGATCTATATTGTCATCCTGTTCTATGGGGTGATCGCTACAGGCGTTTCTGTTCTGGTGGCGAGACATCTCGGTGCAGGGGAGCATTTGCAGGCCTCGGAATCCGCTGCAATTGCAGTCTCAGTCAACCTTCTTATCGGCCTCGGATTCAGCGTTATGATGCTGGTATGCGGGCAGGACCTGCTGCATGTTATGGGACTGCCGGGTGAATTGTACAACGAGGCCATGCCCTATGTAATATGGGTGGGCGGGTTTTCTTTTGTAACCGCGGTAAGTCTGGTACTCAGCGCCGTGCTTCGCAGCCATGGCCACACCAGGGATATTATGTTTGTCACGTTTGGAATGAATCTGCTTGATCTTATCGGCAATTATTTGTTTATTTTCGGCCCTTTTGGGATTCCGGTTTTGGGTGTGACAGGAGTTGCAGTGACGACCACGATCAGCAAAACGTTAGGGTTGATTGTCCTGCTTTTCTTAATAAGAAGACATGTCCGCCATCCTCTTCCATTCTCCCGGCTGTTCCGTCTGCCACGGGTTCATTTACGGAATTTGCTGCAAATCGGTATCCCTTCTGCGGCAGAGCTTATGTCCTACCATACGTCGCAGCTGGCCGTGACCATCATCGCTTCAACACTTGGGACTGCAGTGCTTACAGCAAAAGTATACACCGAAAATCTGATGATGATCATTTATCTCTTCAGCATGGCTATCGGCCAAGGTACGCAAATTTTGGCCGGGCATCTGGCAGGTGCGGGACTGCTTCAGGACATCTACAAGCGCTGTCTGCGCAGCGTGGGCATTTCTTTTGGCGTATCGGCAATAACCGCTGTGCTTATATTCGTCTATTCCTGGCCGCTCTTTTCCCTGTTCACCGACAATACGGGTATCATCCGTACCGGCCGCACACTCCTCTTCATCACTATTTTTTTGGAACCCGGTCGTTCTTTGAATTTGGTTATTCTGGGAGCATTGCGCGCTTTGGGAGATATTAAATTTGCTGTGTATTTGGGGATTGTATCCATGTGGGGGATCGGTGTGGGCTTGGCTTACTTTCTTGCGATACCGCTTGGACTTGGACTGGCCGGAGTCTGGATCGCTTTTGCTATTGATGAATGGCTTCGGGGGATTGTCCTGCTGCAAAGATGGAACCGCAGAGTGTGGCAGCAGCGTTCGAAACGTAAAAATAGCGCTTCCGGAAGCGCTATTTTTACAAGTGGCTCAAAAGGTTAA
- a CDS encoding ZIP family metal transporter, which produces MWTAAMWGGISGSAVLLGALLALFLKIPRKLTGFIMAFGTGVLIGAATYELVGESVKKGGLEPTLIGFMAGAVVFTTLDWIISKRGGSGRKRSKDQDKAKTDASGGLGIFVGTVMDAIPESIMIGASLVTGKGVSMLLVIAIFISNIPEGLSSTIGLKKGGFTKWKIIGLWASVLVISSLASLGGYFFMDSAGEYITAIVASFAGGGIIAMVASTMMPEAYEEGGPAIGFMAALGLLASLVLDHL; this is translated from the coding sequence ATGTGGACTGCAGCAATGTGGGGAGGTATATCCGGTTCTGCCGTATTGCTGGGAGCTTTGCTGGCTCTGTTCCTCAAGATTCCCAGGAAGCTGACCGGCTTTATTATGGCTTTTGGAACAGGGGTGCTGATTGGTGCGGCGACCTATGAATTAGTAGGAGAGTCCGTAAAAAAAGGGGGACTGGAGCCGACACTGATCGGTTTCATGGCAGGTGCAGTGGTTTTTACAACCCTGGACTGGATTATTTCAAAAAGAGGCGGTTCCGGACGCAAACGTTCCAAAGATCAGGATAAGGCAAAGACAGATGCATCAGGCGGTTTAGGGATTTTTGTCGGCACTGTGATGGACGCTATTCCCGAATCCATTATGATCGGCGCCAGTCTGGTCACCGGCAAAGGAGTCAGTATGCTGCTTGTGATTGCAATCTTCATCAGTAACATTCCGGAAGGCCTGTCCAGTACGATCGGACTGAAAAAAGGCGGATTTACCAAATGGAAAATCATCGGCCTGTGGGCCAGTGTTCTGGTAATTTCTTCCCTCGCTTCTCTTGGTGGTTACTTTTTCATGGACAGTGCAGGGGAATATATCACTGCTATTGTCGCATCCTTCGCAGGCGGCGGCATCATTGCTATGGTTGCATCCACCATGATGCCTGAAGCCTATGAAGAAGGAGGACCCGCTATTGGTTTTATGGCGGCTTTGGGATTGCTGGCCTCCCTTGTCCTGGATCATCTTTAA
- a CDS encoding zinc ribbon domain-containing protein: protein MLIFIHFVVWILKDLIAGFNLLRGGGVQMRSVKPGRGPSGMGAIGSIGAGLFGVLWTIGAAQMGAPLFFVGFGVIFVGIAVAQGIYHYKNATGKNRMSLMDITSGNEEPDPLDSYFRKSSSSSASYSTDAYSSEDNLTYCPYCGNKLANEAYRFCPSCGKELKQG from the coding sequence TTGCTTATATTCATCCATTTTGTGGTATGGATATTGAAAGATCTTATAGCTGGTTTTAATTTACTGAGGGGTGGTGGTGTGCAAATGAGAAGCGTCAAACCAGGGCGCGGCCCTTCCGGCATGGGGGCGATAGGAAGTATTGGCGCCGGCTTATTCGGGGTCTTGTGGACGATCGGGGCAGCACAGATGGGAGCGCCGTTATTTTTTGTAGGCTTTGGTGTTATTTTTGTCGGGATTGCGGTAGCCCAGGGAATTTATCATTATAAAAATGCGACAGGGAAAAACCGTATGTCCTTGATGGATATTACCAGTGGCAATGAAGAACCGGATCCGTTAGATTCTTATTTTAGAAAATCATCCTCAAGTTCAGCATCCTACAGCACCGACGCCTACAGCAGTGAAGATAACCTTACGTACTGCCCTTATTGCGGAAATAAGCTGGCAAATGAAGCTTACCGGTTCTGCCCCAGTTGCGGGAAAGAACTGAAGCAGGGTTAG
- a CDS encoding class I SAM-dependent methyltransferase: protein MQEYISQINKAAWETKAYQAWVREHGTPEVHACRLKEDPRHPLRYWLKYTGNPSGQKVLNLLGSHGKKAVCLALLGADVTVVDISEENALYSRGLAAAAGVNLNYICADVLHIPDEETLGKFNYVLMEFGILHYFTELSPIFALAGRRLAPNGRLLLTDFHPFARTWKQTVNLQNPTGRYFDDSIHEGEIAFAKLLPEEERQGLGTVLTRSWTVGDIISSAAAAGLCIRTFEEIRYAGDPSFPEFYTLIADKLEVQLTPLYR, encoded by the coding sequence ATGCAAGAATACATTTCGCAGATAAACAAAGCGGCGTGGGAAACGAAGGCTTATCAGGCATGGGTCAGGGAACACGGGACACCCGAGGTGCATGCTTGCCGATTGAAGGAGGACCCCAGGCATCCTTTGCGCTACTGGCTGAAGTACACAGGAAATCCTTCCGGTCAAAAAGTGCTGAATCTGCTTGGCTCCCACGGTAAAAAAGCAGTTTGTCTGGCTCTGCTAGGTGCTGATGTTACCGTCGTGGATATATCAGAAGAAAACGCCTTATATTCCAGAGGGCTGGCAGCGGCTGCAGGAGTTAACCTGAACTATATTTGCGCAGATGTATTACATATTCCTGATGAAGAGACGCTTGGGAAGTTTAACTACGTTTTGATGGAGTTTGGGATTCTGCATTATTTTACAGAGCTGAGCCCCATATTTGCATTGGCGGGCAGAAGACTGGCCCCAAATGGACGGCTGCTGTTAACAGACTTCCACCCGTTCGCCAGAACATGGAAACAGACGGTTAACCTGCAGAACCCGACAGGGCGCTATTTTGATGATAGCATCCACGAAGGTGAAATTGCATTTGCCAAGCTGCTTCCGGAAGAAGAACGGCAGGGCTTAGGCACAGTGCTGACACGGAGCTGGACGGTTGGCGATATTATATCATCAGCGGCAGCCGCAGGGCTGTGTATCCGCACTTTTGAAGAAATAAGGTATGCCGGGGATCCCAGTTTTCCGGAGTTCTATACCCTTATTGCAGATAAGCTGGAAGTTCAACTAACACCGTTGTATCGCTAG
- a CDS encoding WYL domain-containing protein, translating to MRVHRLIAILLLVESRGKIKAKDLALALETSVRSIYRDIDVLAEAGIPMTTTSGPNGGISLMEGYTVNLRQLNGDEVINLYLSGLGFYPGAQNESGLKLKNALLKLEKSLPAPYQEDIRKARSAFLFDDTPWWSERPALPCLESLRAALWRSYKIKVIYRKVNGELSCRKLQPYGLVVKQGDWYLVGFCETAGELRTFKCERITSVEGLEEEYTIPEDFSLEAFWGSREKIFRQNRRAEEFYPVLIKMRKPHPELISKLEVMKTLVKRNDHILTVNMYSYEQACDKVMTLPADIEVLEPVMLREYIKEKILLLQKVYF from the coding sequence ATGCGTGTACACCGTCTGATCGCAATCTTACTGCTGGTGGAATCCCGCGGCAAAATAAAGGCAAAGGATCTGGCGCTTGCCCTTGAAACCTCTGTACGCTCTATTTATAGAGATATTGACGTGCTGGCGGAAGCGGGCATACCGATGACTACAACTTCCGGTCCAAACGGCGGGATCTCGCTAATGGAAGGCTACACGGTAAATTTACGGCAGCTGAACGGGGACGAAGTGATTAATCTTTATTTGTCGGGATTAGGCTTTTATCCGGGAGCCCAGAACGAATCCGGCCTGAAACTGAAAAATGCCCTGCTCAAGCTGGAAAAAAGCCTGCCCGCGCCCTATCAGGAGGATATCCGCAAAGCCCGGAGTGCTTTTTTGTTCGATGATACCCCCTGGTGGAGTGAACGTCCTGCGCTTCCCTGTCTGGAGAGCCTGAGGGCCGCTCTGTGGCGTTCTTATAAAATCAAAGTTATCTACCGTAAAGTAAACGGGGAACTCTCCTGCCGCAAGCTGCAGCCTTACGGGCTTGTTGTGAAGCAGGGGGACTGGTATCTGGTGGGCTTTTGCGAAACGGCGGGGGAACTGCGTACTTTCAAGTGTGAACGGATTACTTCTGTGGAGGGGCTGGAAGAGGAATATACGATTCCTGAAGATTTTTCGTTAGAGGCATTCTGGGGCAGCAGGGAAAAGATTTTCAGGCAAAACCGCAGAGCAGAGGAGTTCTACCCGGTCCTGATCAAAATGAGGAAGCCTCACCCTGAGCTCATATCCAAACTGGAAGTGATGAAGACACTTGTGAAAAGGAACGATCACATCCTGACCGTAAATATGTACAGCTATGAGCAGGCTTGCGACAAGGTGATGACGCTGCCGGCAGACATTGAGGTTCTGGAGCCGGTAATGCTGAGAGAGTACATAAAGGAAAAGATCCTGCTGCTGCAAAAAGTGTACTTTTAA
- a CDS encoding Gfo/Idh/MocA family oxidoreductase gives MNIGILGTGFGAYHAALLNKLDGVGRITVFGRNEDKLNKLKEEFGVEITQSAADIMNDPSIGVVDICLPSNLHSEYAVMALKAGKDVFCETPVGLTLEDAKKMADAEKASGRRVLVNQFIKFEPAYQYLYNAAKQETYGKLLKLTLKRESAPLWGDLGLEMITPTFMIHELDFITWLLDYPEISDVWGTTGVNAEQSLVSASFYKQDISAGVLVSSLMPDTYPFTVEYEAYFERAKLKFHECDDMKGGVDTALYEYTASGRKRIELTAQNPYEKSLQYALTCFQNGSESILALPHAARSLQMALSLRRQLIK, from the coding sequence ATGAATATTGGTATTCTGGGAACAGGATTTGGCGCCTATCATGCCGCATTATTGAACAAACTTGACGGTGTCGGCCGGATCACGGTATTCGGAAGGAATGAAGATAAGCTGAACAAGCTGAAGGAAGAGTTCGGGGTTGAGATTACGCAGTCTGCTGCGGACATTATGAATGATCCTTCTATAGGCGTAGTTGATATTTGCCTGCCTTCTAATCTGCATAGCGAGTACGCAGTGATGGCGCTTAAAGCCGGAAAAGATGTGTTTTGCGAGACCCCCGTAGGTCTTACCTTGGAAGATGCCAAGAAAATGGCTGATGCAGAGAAAGCTTCCGGACGACGCGTACTCGTTAACCAATTCATTAAGTTTGAGCCCGCTTATCAATACCTGTATAACGCAGCCAAGCAGGAAACCTACGGAAAGCTGTTAAAATTAACCTTAAAAAGAGAATCCGCCCCCCTCTGGGGAGATCTCGGCCTTGAGATGATTACTCCCACATTTATGATTCATGAACTGGACTTCATTACTTGGCTGCTGGATTATCCTGAAATTTCTGATGTTTGGGGCACAACCGGTGTTAATGCCGAACAGTCTCTGGTCTCCGCCTCATTTTATAAACAGGATATTTCTGCCGGGGTCCTGGTTTCTTCATTAATGCCGGATACATATCCGTTTACTGTAGAGTACGAGGCTTATTTTGAACGGGCAAAGTTAAAATTCCACGAATGCGATGACATGAAGGGCGGCGTTGATACCGCATTATATGAGTATACAGCCTCCGGCAGAAAGCGTATTGAATTAACCGCACAGAATCCATATGAAAAAAGCCTGCAGTACGCATTGACATGCTTCCAGAATGGGTCGGAATCAATTTTAGCGCTCCCGCATGCTGCCCGGTCCCTGCAAATGGCATTATCGTTGAGGCGGCAGCTTATAAAGTAA
- the nagZ gene encoding beta-N-acetylhexosaminidase, which translates to MEASSHPDIRIRQKVGQMFMCGFTDTTPNDDILKLIKEYFIGGIIYFRRNIGTARQVYACSAALQQAAAEPLLIAVDQEGGMVARIEDDVTLMPGNMALGATRNVEGVRQAAVVVGRELRHLGINMNFAPCVDVNNNPANPVIGVRSYGESPVLVSEMGAAAADGFQQAGVAATIKHFPGHGDTDTDSHLALPSIGHGRERLAEIELLPFKRIIEAGVDAVMTAHVVFKAYEDEDIPATLSEKILTGLLREELAFDGVIVTDCLEMNAISQTVGVGPGAVQAVKAGADLILVSHTYDWQVEAIEAVVEAVVSGEIPETRIDASVQRLAGLKKKREITKEEPPAFADIKVKLASEASLEVARELSEQSITLLCDDGQLPLMEKEGIYVIWPEVRVSHEVVEALQESMTLGTALKPYFNNVRERIIGVDPSDEEIREVLEESQSFSQIVAATYNADFSPGQRMILQELAARTEGRLVVVAVRNPYDYTAVPGIRTYLASYENKALAMQSVAKILAGQSIARGVLPVTVGEFAYGSGSIH; encoded by the coding sequence ATGGAAGCGTCATCGCATCCGGACATCCGGATCCGGCAGAAGGTCGGGCAGATGTTTATGTGCGGATTTACGGATACCACACCAAACGATGATATTCTAAAGCTGATAAAGGAATACTTCATTGGCGGCATCATCTATTTCAGACGCAACATAGGGACGGCCCGGCAGGTTTATGCCTGCTCGGCCGCGCTGCAGCAGGCTGCCGCCGAGCCTTTGCTGATTGCTGTTGATCAGGAAGGCGGGATGGTGGCGAGAATTGAAGATGATGTGACGCTGATGCCCGGCAATATGGCACTTGGTGCAACCCGTAATGTGGAAGGAGTGCGGCAAGCGGCTGTAGTTGTCGGGAGGGAGCTGCGACACTTAGGTATTAACATGAATTTTGCACCCTGTGTGGATGTAAATAACAATCCGGCCAACCCGGTCATTGGTGTCCGCTCCTACGGTGAATCTCCGGTATTAGTAAGTGAGATGGGGGCTGCCGCAGCTGACGGATTTCAGCAGGCGGGCGTTGCGGCAACGATCAAGCATTTTCCGGGCCATGGTGATACGGATACAGATTCCCACCTGGCCCTTCCGAGTATCGGGCACGGGCGTGAACGTCTGGCGGAAATTGAGCTGCTGCCTTTTAAGCGGATCATCGAAGCTGGAGTGGATGCGGTTATGACTGCACATGTCGTTTTTAAAGCCTATGAAGATGAAGATATTCCCGCAACGCTCTCCGAAAAAATCCTGACAGGATTGCTGCGCGAGGAGCTGGCTTTTGATGGAGTCATTGTGACCGACTGTCTGGAGATGAATGCGATATCGCAGACCGTTGGTGTCGGGCCGGGGGCGGTGCAGGCTGTCAAAGCCGGAGCTGATCTGATTCTCGTAAGTCATACGTATGATTGGCAGGTCGAAGCGATCGAAGCTGTGGTTGAGGCAGTCGTCAGTGGAGAGATACCTGAAACAAGAATTGACGCATCCGTGCAGCGGCTCGCAGGACTGAAAAAGAAGCGGGAGATTACAAAGGAAGAGCCGCCAGCCTTTGCTGATATTAAGGTGAAGCTCGCTTCCGAAGCCTCACTGGAGGTTGCACGTGAACTGAGTGAACAGAGCATTACTTTGCTGTGCGATGATGGACAGCTTCCGCTTATGGAAAAGGAAGGTATCTACGTCATCTGGCCAGAAGTCCGCGTCAGCCATGAAGTGGTAGAGGCGCTGCAGGAAAGCATGACTCTGGGAACTGCCCTGAAGCCTTATTTTAACAATGTTCGTGAGCGGATTATTGGTGTGGACCCTTCTGATGAAGAAATCCGGGAGGTTCTTGAGGAGAGCCAATCCTTCAGTCAGATCGTTGCCGCCACTTATAATGCTGATTTCTCACCAGGCCAGCGTATGATTTTACAGGAACTCGCAGCAAGGACAGAGGGCAGGCTGGTCGTAGTAGCGGTACGCAACCCGTATGACTACACTGCCGTACCCGGGATACGCACTTATCTAGCCAGTTATGAGAACAAAGCGCTGGCCATGCAGTCAGTGGCTAAAATTCTGGCAGGGCAAAGCATTGCGAGGGGGGTCCTTCCGGTGACGGTCGGTGAGTTTGCTTACGGCTCGGGGAGTATTCACTGA
- a CDS encoding glycoside hydrolase family 3 protein produces the protein MNSDGTAAWTLEQKIARMCVAGLPSLHADSAFEGRLRDLPMGGIGLFPHNIDNEDQLRSLIRGVQDAAGRSGIQSPYYLSIDEEGGSLANLKSFFPPVPGNRAIGLTADPEGAFLQGKLIGSQLAALGIPMNWAPVLDVNTNIVNPVVGVRSFGEDPAAVAELGAAYIRGMHEAGIAVTAKHFPGHGQVDGDSHIELPFCGLTLEELKSGPLLPFTAAVAAGCDAIMMAHIVFPAIPQSAGLPASLSPYFVTELLRKELGFEGVICTDDVEMGAIRNSFEPEVISELAVIAGNDLILMCHTPGFQDRVICGIAAAVRGGRIAESRIDESLKRIARLQERMLQHSRHASPLPRSEWKDRIVELTRRTVKLERDPGQQLPLAAGVRYLLLLPRPERLTLADNTDSSDLGLGRLLTDRGLQVKVKFIPNNPDEGTIAEVMEGLENCDAVIMGTWNAHVFSGQVNLAAAIVLHKPLIAAVLRNPYDAGRLPSAASVILVCGTSSFSLAALADVLTSGSTEP, from the coding sequence ATGAATTCTGACGGAACAGCTGCCTGGACACTGGAACAAAAAATCGCCCGGATGTGTGTCGCCGGCCTGCCCTCACTGCATGCAGATTCTGCTTTTGAAGGACGGCTTCGGGACCTGCCTATGGGCGGAATTGGATTGTTTCCCCATAACATTGATAATGAAGACCAGCTGCGCAGCCTAATCCGCGGTGTACAGGATGCCGCCGGAAGGTCCGGGATTCAGTCACCTTACTATCTTTCGATAGATGAGGAAGGGGGAAGCCTCGCCAATCTGAAATCCTTTTTCCCGCCGGTGCCGGGCAACCGGGCTATCGGATTGACTGCTGATCCTGAGGGTGCATTTCTGCAGGGAAAGCTTATCGGCAGCCAGCTCGCTGCACTGGGCATTCCGATGAACTGGGCACCGGTGCTCGATGTGAATACGAACATTGTGAACCCGGTAGTCGGTGTCCGCTCATTTGGCGAAGATCCGGCTGCAGTAGCTGAGCTTGGCGCCGCTTATATCCGCGGTATGCATGAGGCGGGTATAGCCGTAACGGCCAAGCACTTTCCGGGTCACGGACAAGTGGATGGTGATTCACATATTGAGCTGCCTTTTTGCGGGCTGACCCTGGAGGAGCTGAAATCCGGACCGCTTCTTCCATTCACAGCTGCTGTTGCCGCTGGATGCGATGCCATCATGATGGCCCATATTGTTTTCCCGGCTATTCCGCAGTCGGCGGGACTGCCGGCTTCTCTTAGCCCGTATTTTGTTACAGAACTGCTGCGTAAAGAGCTGGGCTTTGAAGGTGTCATCTGCACCGATGATGTCGAAATGGGAGCCATCCGGAACAGCTTCGAACCGGAAGTTATCAGCGAGTTGGCGGTGATTGCCGGTAATGATCTGATTCTCATGTGCCACACGCCGGGTTTCCAGGACCGCGTCATCTGTGGAATTGCAGCTGCGGTGCGCGGAGGCCGGATTGCTGAATCCAGAATTGATGAATCTCTTAAGCGGATTGCCCGGCTGCAGGAGCGGATGCTCCAGCACAGCCGGCATGCCTCACCACTGCCGCGTTCGGAGTGGAAGGATAGGATTGTTGAGCTGACCCGCAGGACTGTGAAGCTTGAACGTGATCCGGGTCAACAGCTGCCGCTTGCGGCAGGAGTCCGCTACCTGCTGCTGCTGCCGCGGCCCGAGAGACTGACGCTGGCAGACAATACCGACAGCAGTGACCTCGGGCTGGGAAGACTTCTTACGGATAGGGGACTTCAGGTTAAAGTGAAGTTTATTCCCAATAACCCTGATGAAGGGACTATAGCTGAAGTGATGGAGGGGCTGGAGAATTGTGATGCCGTTATTATGGGCACCTGGAATGCTCATGTTTTTAGCGGACAGGTGAATTTGGCGGCGGCCATTGTTCTTCATAAGCCGCTGATTGCCGCTGTGCTGCGCAATCCTTATGATGCCGGACGGCTGCCGTCAGCAGCGTCCGTCATTCTGGTTTGCGGAACTTCATCCTTTTCGCTGGCGGCGCTCGCCGATGTCCTGACTTCCGGAAGTACAGAACCATAA
- a CDS encoding 6-phospho-beta-glucosidase → MDQRLKVAVIGGGSSYTPELIEGFILNYSTFPVTEIVLVDIQEGFHKLSIVGQLASRMIAKSGLPIKLSLTLDRRSALEGASFVTTQIRVGRLEARRWDETIPLKYGMIGQETTGPGGMMKALRTIPVLLEVAREMEQLCPDAWLLNFTNPAGMVTEAIHKHSSIKSIGLCNSPIAAYKWLSALYQVPVEHIYCEFAGLNHLHWISTITIDGESKLPELLANRDGYSARNVPQYDWNGALLSSLGAIPSYYLKYFYLHREILAEQQAAAAKGETRAETVQRLEDELFELYKDESLAEKPRQLEQRGGAYYSEAAVRLMNSLYNNSGDIQTLNVPNQGILDFLPDDACIEVNCRVHKQGPEVIPVANVPEAVKGLIHSVKTYEGLAIEAAVSGSRETALLALAHHPLVPSVNDAEAMLDEMLDQNKAYLPGFFQHT, encoded by the coding sequence ATGGATCAACGACTGAAAGTAGCGGTAATCGGGGGAGGGTCCTCTTATACCCCTGAGCTGATCGAGGGGTTTATCCTGAACTACTCTACTTTTCCTGTAACAGAAATTGTCCTCGTCGATATACAGGAAGGATTCCACAAGCTGTCCATTGTCGGACAGCTTGCCTCACGGATGATTGCCAAATCCGGGCTGCCGATTAAGCTGAGCCTCACGCTTGACCGGCGCTCGGCGCTTGAGGGAGCCAGCTTTGTGACTACACAAATACGGGTCGGCAGACTGGAAGCCCGCCGCTGGGATGAGACCATTCCGCTCAAATACGGAATGATCGGGCAGGAGACTACCGGTCCGGGCGGCATGATGAAGGCGCTGCGGACAATTCCGGTGCTGCTTGAGGTAGCCCGGGAGATGGAGCAGCTATGTCCGGATGCCTGGCTGCTCAACTTTACGAATCCTGCGGGTATGGTGACCGAGGCCATTCATAAGCATTCAAGCATCAAATCTATCGGTTTGTGCAATTCGCCGATCGCTGCCTATAAGTGGCTGTCGGCGCTCTACCAGGTGCCGGTTGAACATATTTATTGCGAGTTTGCCGGTCTGAACCATTTACACTGGATCAGTACTATTACCATTGACGGGGAATCCAAGCTGCCGGAGCTGCTCGCGAACCGGGACGGCTATTCTGCTCGGAATGTTCCGCAGTATGACTGGAATGGGGCGCTGTTATCGTCACTCGGTGCAATTCCTTCTTATTATTTGAAGTATTTCTATCTTCACCGCGAGATTCTGGCGGAGCAGCAGGCTGCAGCGGCCAAAGGAGAGACCCGGGCTGAAACCGTGCAGCGTCTGGAGGATGAACTGTTCGAGCTGTACAAGGATGAAAGCCTGGCCGAAAAGCCCAGGCAATTGGAGCAGCGCGGGGGAGCATATTACTCTGAGGCTGCTGTCCGGCTGATGAATTCCCTCTATAATAATTCCGGTGATATTCAAACATTGAATGTTCCGAATCAGGGTATTCTTGACTTCCTTCCGGATGATGCTTGTATAGAAGTTAATTGCAGAGTGCATAAGCAGGGCCCTGAGGTAATACCGGTTGCTAATGTACCTGAAGCTGTAAAAGGTCTGATTCATTCCGTTAAAACTTATGAAGGGCTGGCTATAGAAGCCGCTGTCAGCGGAAGCCGGGAAACCGCCTTGCTGGCGCTGGCGCATCATCCGCTCGTTCCTTCAGTCAATGATGCAGAGGCTATGCTGGATGAGATGCTGGATCAGAATAAGGCTTATCTTCCAGGGTTCTTTCAGCATACTTAA